One Actinoplanes missouriensis 431 DNA segment encodes these proteins:
- a CDS encoding arsenate reductase ArsC, translating to MSETKPTVLFVCVHNAGRSQMAAGWLRHLAGDDVEVRSAGSAPAETINPAAVAAMQEVGIDITDQSPTKLTWDAAQESDVIVTMGCGDACPVFPGKRYEDWKLDDPAGKGLDAVRPIRDQIRTRVEALLSELR from the coding sequence ATGAGCGAGACCAAGCCCACCGTCCTGTTCGTCTGCGTGCACAACGCCGGCCGCTCCCAGATGGCCGCCGGCTGGCTGCGCCACCTCGCCGGCGACGACGTCGAGGTCCGCTCCGCCGGCTCCGCACCCGCCGAGACGATCAACCCGGCCGCGGTCGCGGCGATGCAGGAGGTCGGCATCGACATCACCGACCAGTCCCCGACCAAGCTGACCTGGGACGCCGCGCAGGAGTCCGACGTCATCGTCACGATGGGCTGCGGCGACGCCTGCCCGGTCTTCCCCGGCAAGCGGTACGAGGACTGGAAGCTCGACGACCCGGCCGGCAAGGGCCTCGACGCCGTCCGCCCGATCCGCGACCAGATCAGGACTCGCGTCGAGGCCCTGCTCAGCGAGCTGCGCTAG